A stretch of DNA from Rathayibacter sp. VKM Ac-2762:
CCGCTGCCGACCGCCGCGAGTACGAGCTGCACCTGCGCGCCTGCCCCGGCTGCCGCGAGTCCCTCGCCGAGTTCGTCCCGCTGCCGGGCCTGCTGGCCCACCTGCCCCAGGACGAGGCGATGCGCCTGGTCGAGGAGCCGGAGGCGGCCGGCGATCCGGCTCCGGCGGCACTGCTGACCCGCCTCGCCGCGGCCACCGACTCCGTCCGCCGCCGCAGCCGGCTGCGCATCGCGGGCCTGGTGCTCGCCGCCGCGGGCGTCGCGGCCGCCGCCGCCGTCGCCCTGCCGCTCGCGATCGGTCCGTCCCTCGCCCCCGTCGAGACCGTCGGCTCGACCGTCTCGCTCGCCGCGGCTCCGGGCGTCCCCGTCGAGGCCTCCGTGCGGTTCGTGCCGCAGCAGTGGGGCACGCGGATCGACATGGACTGCAGCTGGGCCGACACGGCCGAGCAGTACGCGGGCTCGGCCGGCTACGTCCTCTACGTCACGGACACCTCGGGCGGCACCGAGGCCGTCGGATCGTGGACGAGCGCGCCGGGGACGACGATGGAGCCCAGCCTCGCCACCGGGCTCCCGCTGTCCGAGATCGCCTCGGTCGAGGTGCGGCTGCAGGGATCGGACACCGTCGTGCTCACCGGCCGCCCCTGAGCGGGCCGCCGGATTCCCAGGTGCGCGCTCGGCGGACTGAGTAGCTTCTCAGTCATGACGATCGCGACCCTCGCCCTCGCCCCCGCCTCCGTGGCGACCGCCTCCTCCTCCGACAGCATCGACGAGCTCTCCGGACTCGTCGGCGTCGCCGCGCGGGTGATCGCCGCGCTCGGAGAGGCGGGCGTCGGCCTGCTGACGCTGATCGAGACGGTGTTCCCGCCGATCCCGAGCGAGCTCGTGCTGCCGCTGGCCGGCTTCCTCGCCCAGCAGGGCCGGATGAACCTGGTGCTGGTCGTGATCACGGCGACCCTCGGCGCCTACCTCGGCGGCCTGATCCTCTACGCGCTCGGCCACCGCATCGGCACGGAGCGCTCGATCCGCCTGCTCTCCAAGCTCCCGCTGGTCGACCGCGAGGACTTCGAGAAGGCGGTCGGCTGGTTCCGCCGGCACGGCACCTGGGCGGTCCTCTTCGGTCGCCTCATCCCGGGCGTGCGCAGCCTCATCTCGCTCCCCGCGGGGGCCGAGCGGATGAACCTGCTGCTGTTCTCGGGACTGACGATCCTCGGCTCCGGCGTCTGGAACGGCCTGCTGATCGGCCTCGGCGCGGCCCTCGGCACGCAGTACGAGCTCGTCGACCAGTACGCGGGCGTGCTCGACGCGATCATCTACAGCGCGTTCGGCGTGCTGCTGCTCGCGCTCGTTGTGCGCCGCGTGCGGCGGCACCGTGCCGCGGCGCGCACCGGATCGCGCCACTGACCTGCGTCCTCGGGCGGGCGGGCGCAAGGCCCCGCGCCACCCCGCCCCGGTGCCCTAACGTTCGAGGGGTCCGCACTCCCCGACGCGAAGGAACGCCATGTCCGAGACCGCCGCGCCCACGATGTCCCGCACCTCCGTCGAGCGCTGGTGGATCATCGCCGTCTCGCTGATCGCGATCGTGCTCGGCGTCATCGCCGTCCTGATCCCCGGTCCGACGCTGCTGACCGTCGCCATCGTCTTCGGCATCCACCTGATCGCCGCGGGCGTCTTCCGCCTGCTGCTGGCCTTCACCGCCTCGCGGCTCGATGCCCGGGTGCGCTGGCTCGCGGGCCTGCTCGGCGCCCTGATCCTGGTCGCGGGCATCCTGTGCCTGTCGAACCCGTTCGAGTCGCTGAGCGTCCTGGGCCTCGTGATCGGCGCGGGCTGGATCCTCGACGGCGTCTCGAGCATCACCAGCGGCCGCACCGTCGCCGGCCCCGCGTGGCTGCCGATCGCGGCAGGGATCGCCTCGGTCATCGCGGGCGTCCTGACGATCATCATGCCCGTGCTGGCGCTGGCCTCCTTCGTCACGGTCGCGGCCATCCTGCTGATCGTCGTGGGCGTCTCGGGCCTGCTCCTGCTCCCGGGCCGCACGAAGCGCCCCGAGAGCGCCGAGGCGTAGACCGCGCGGATGGCCGATCCCGATCTCGTCCCCGAGCTGCTCGTCGCCGACCTCGACCGGAGCCTCGGGTTCTGGTGCGGTCCCTGCGGGTTCCGGATCCACTACGCCCGGCCCGAGGAGGGCTTCGCGTACCTGGTCCTCGGATCCGCGCACGTGATGCTCGAAGAGGCGGGGCGGGGCCGCAACTGGATCGCTGCACCGCTGGAGCGCCCGCTCGGCCGGGGGATGAACCTGCAGCTGCACGTCGACGACGCGGACCGGACGGCGGCGGCGCTCGCCGAGGCCGGGACGCCGCTGTTCTCGCCGCTCGAGACCCGCTGGTACCGGGTCGGAGCGGAGGAGGCGGGCGTCCGTCAGCTGGTGGTCGCCGATCCCGACGGGTACCTGCTGCGGTTCCAGTCGTCGCTCGGACGCCGACCGGCCCGAGCGGACGTCCCCGTCGCTCCCTGACCGGCCGACTGCGCCACCATCCGCTCGGCTCAGGACGTCATGCCAGCGAGTGACGACCGTGACACCGCGCGGCTGGTTCCCTCGGAGACATGACGCAGCACCCCGCCACCGCGACCCTCCCGCAGGTCCCGGCCGCCGCCCCCTCCGAGCCCGCGATCGAGCAGGCCGCCTCTGCGGAGCACGAGCCCCTCGTCCGTCCGGCGGACCTGGTGTCGGCGCTCACGGGCGTCGCGCTCTGCTTCTTCTCCCTCTTCGTCTACGCCATCGCGCACTGGCAGTACTTCGGCACGGACGTCGACGAGGTGAGCGTCCTCGGCTGGCTCGCGCCGCTGATCGCCGGCGTCGCCTGCCTGCTGTCGGCCGTCGTGTCCGTCGGGGTCCGCGCCTCCGGGCGCCGCGCCGAGCGGACCGCGGCATGATCCCCGTCCTCGCCGGGCCCGGCCTCGAGGCCGCGGAGCAGCTCCTCGTCCGCGCCGGATGCCTCCGCCCCGAGCACCCGTGGGCGGCCGGTGCCGCCACGGAGGCCGCGCCGCGGATCGACTTCGCCGTCCTCGCCGAGCAGGCGTGCCTCCTCGACCTCTCGGAGGAGGCGGTCGCCCGCATCGCCGTGTCGCTCGCCACCGGCCGTCCCGTCGATCTGCGGAGCGCCTTCGGGCATCTCGCGCGCGACCACGCTCAGCTCGTCATGACCGCGGTCGCCGCTGCCGCCGGGCACCACCGCGTGAGCAGCCGGATCCGCGTGGTCGGCGACGAGCGCCGGATCGAGACGGCGCCGCCCCTGGCCGTCTGGCCCTCCTGAACCCCCCGCCCGCCCCGATCGGGCGGGCGGGCTCGCCGATCCGACCCTGGGCTCCGCGTTCCTCCGATGCTCCGGCCCGGTGAGCCGTACGGAGGTGCCGTGCCGCCGACCCGCGTCGCTACGGCCTTTCGGAGGTGCCCGGTTTAGGGTGTCCGTGTGCAACGAGTCGACGATTTCCCAGGAGCCGGACCGGTGGCGACCTCACCCGAATCCGGTGACCAGGGGGAGGCGTCCGCGCATCGGCTCTCCCCGACGGCGACCTCTCCCGAGCAGGTGACGAGCGGCGAGGCCGGCTACCAGGGCGGCAACGTGGCCGATCCGGTGTGGCAGTCGTGGCGCGACGAGCTCGCCAAGGTCGGCGGTCCGTCGCCCCTGCTCCACTTCGTGGACTCGCCCCGGACGCGCATCGAGCTCTCGACCACGCACCCCGGCGGGCTGCCCCCGTTCATCTCGGGCAAGACGACGCTCCTCTCCTCGCTCATCCGCGACGAGCTCGCCCTGCGCACCGCGAAGAACGCCGCGGGTGCGATCACCGACAAGGGGATCGAGCTGCGCTCGGTCCGCGGCATCGAGGGCGTCCACCTCGCCATCGGCCTCGCCCAGTGGCGCGCCGGCGACACGGAGTTCACCGCACCCGTGCTCCTGCGCCCGCTCGCCATCCGCCGCTACGGCCGCGACTTCGAGCTCAAGCTCAAGGGCCAGCCCTACTTCAATCCGCAGCTCGCGCGCGCCCTCAAGCAGCAGTTCGGCATCACGATCGACCCCGAGCAGTTCGTCGAGCTGGCCGTGCAGAACGGCGTCTTCAAGCCGCAGCCGGTCATCGACCAGTTGCGCGGCCTGACCTCGCACCTGCCGTGGTTCGCCGTGCACCCGCGCCTCGTGGTCTCGAGCTTCGCCGACGTGGCGGGCGACATGCTCCGCGACGCCCGGATGCTCGAGCACCCGGTCCTCGACGCCGTCGCCGGGAACCCGGCCGCCAAGCGGGCGCTGCAGCAGTCGCAGAAGGTGGCGTCGATCATCCCGCAGGACGAGCGTCCTCCGGCGACCGACAACCTCCTCCTCGACGCGGACGCCGAGCAGGAGCAGGTGATCGCGAACATCGCGGCCGGCAACTCGCTCGTCGTGAAGACCCTTCCCGGCACGGGCGGCACCCAGACCATCGTCAACGCGATCGGCGCCCTGGCCGCCCAGCACAAGCGCGTGCTGGTCGTCAGCGCCCGCCGGTCGAGCCTCGACAGCATCCACCAGCGCCTGCTCTCGGCGGGCCTGGGCGGCATCGCGGTCGGGCCCCGCACGCTCCGCCGCGACCTCATCCAGTCGATCGGCCGCAACGAGAAGGCCGCGCGCCCCTCCGTCAGCGAGATCGACGACGCCCTGCTCCGGCTGCGGAAGGTGCTGCTCGACTACCGCGGCGCGCTCTCCCGGCGCGACGAGAGCTTCGGCGTCTCGGCGCTGCAGGCCCTCGAGGAGCTCGCCCGCCTCTCGCAGCTGCGGACGCCCCCGTCGACCGCCGCCCGCCTCGACCGCCGCTCCGTCACCGCTCTCGCGCACAGCCGCCCCGAGGCGACCCGGATGCTGATCGAGTCGGCGCGCCTGGGCGAGTTCCGCTACGGCCCGGGCGACTCGCCCTGGTACGGGGCCCAGTTCGACTCCACCGCCGACGCCGAGATCGCCCACGAGCTGGCCAAGCGCCTGCACCTGCGCGACCTGCCGCGCCTGCTCGACCGCGCCCAGGACGTCATCGGCCAGACGCGGATGCGCCCGTTCGAGTCGGTCGCCGAGCTCGGCATCTATCTGCGCCTGTTGCAGGACGTCCGGGAGACGCTGGACAAGTTCCAGCCGGCCGTCTTCGACCGATCGATCCAGGACCTCATCGTCGCCACCTCGCCGCGCCGCGAGGCCGCCGAGATGTCGTCCACCAACCGCCGGCGCCTGAAGAAGCTCGCCCGTGAGTACCTGCGTCCCGGCGCGCACGTCACCGACCTCAACGCGGCGCTCCGCCGGGTGCAGCAGCAGCGGACGCTGTGGCAGCGCTACGCGGTCGCCGGCACGATCCCCGAGGTCCCGGTCGGCGTCGCCGACGTGCAGGTGGCCTACCAGCAGGTGACCGACCAGCTGAGCCGTCTCGACGAGCCGCTCGGCCGCCGCGGGACGAACCTGCAGCTCGCCTCGCTCCCTCTCGCGGAGCTGGCCTCGATGGTGTCCGGCCTCGCCGAGGACAGCGAGGTGCTCGCCAACCTCCAGGAGCGGACGACCCTCCTCGCCACTCTCCGCGACTGGGGCTTGGATCCGCTGCTCACCGACCTCTCGCGCCGCCACGTGCCGGCCGAGCTGGTCGCGGGCGAGCTGGACCTGGCCTGGTGGCGCTCGGCGCTCGAGATCATGCTGACCGACGAGCGCGCGCTGCTCGGCGGCAACACGAGCGTGCTCGACCGGCTCGAGGCCGACTTCAAGCTCGTCGACGAGGCGCACGCCGCCTCGAGCGCCGAGCTGCTGGCCTGGAAGCTCTCCGAGACCTGGAAGATCGGGCTCGTCGACTGGCCGCAGGAGCGCGACGCGCTGCGCGCGCTGCTGCGCACCGAGGCGGCGACGACCCCTCAGGAGCTGCAGAAGGCCGCTCCGCACCTCTCGCGCGTGCTCGCTCCGGCGTGGCTCGCCTCTCCGTACGAGGTGCACCGCATCGGCACCGAGACGACCTTCGACGCGGTGTTCCTCGTCGACGCCGGGGCGACCACGCTGGCCGAGAACGTCGGAGCGATCCGCCGGGCGAAGCAGGTCGTCGCGTTCGGCGACCCGGTCACGCAGACCCCCACTCCCTTCGGCCTGCGCGTCGACGAGACGCCGGAGTTCGGCTCCACCGCCTCGCGGACCGACGTGGAGGCGCTGCACGCCCAGTCGGCGCTCGCCCGACTCGGCGAGCTGCTCAACACCGTCACGCTCACCCGCAGCTACCGCGCGGGCGGCGAGGACCTGGCCGAGCTGGTCAACCGCCGCTTCTACGGCGGCCGCATCGACTCGCTGCCCTGGGCCGGCTCGTTCCTCGGACACGACTCGCTCCGCTTCCACTACATCGCGAGTGGGCACGGCATGCCCGAGAACGACTCCGGAGCCGTCGAGTCAGTCGACGCCGAGGTCGCGAAGGTGGTCGAGCTGGTGCTCGAGCACGCCGTGATCCGTCCGCGCGAGTCGCTGATGGTCATCACTGCGAGCCCTCGCCACGCCGTGCGGGTGCAGCAGGCGGTGCTGACGGCCTTCGCCAAGCGCACCGATCTGAGCGACTTCATCCTCGGCGACCGTCCCGAGCCCTTCGCCGTCGTGACGCTGGAGCAGTCGGTCGCGCAGAGCCGCGACCGCGTCATCTTCTCGATCGGCTACGGCCGGACGCCCCACGGCCGCCTGCTGTCGAACTTCGGCGCTCTCGCGGAGCCGGGCGGAGAGCGCCTGCTGGCGGTCGGGATGACCCGTGCCCGCCGCTCGATGGACATCGTCTCGTGCTTCCGCCCGGGCGACATCGACGAGTCGCGCATGCGCTACGGCATGGTCGCCCTCGCGCAGGTGCTGCAGGAGGCGGAGGACCGCGTCCAGCCGAGCGACCGCGACGACTACTCGGAGCCGATGCTGGTGGATCTCGCCGCGCGCCTCGAGCGCCGCGGACTCCGGGTCAACATCGGGCACAAGGGCAAGCTGGCCCTCGTCGCCGCGCACGGGACCCGTGCCGTGGTGGTCGAGACCGACCGCGACGTGAGCACGCAGAGCCTGCGCGTGTCGCTGCGCCTGCGTCCGGAGCTGCTGCGCCGGCTGGGCTGGCACTACCTGCGGGTGCACAACTTCGAGCTGTTCGCCGACCCCGAGGCCGTGGCCGCGCGGGTGGCCGGGCTGATCGGTGCGACCGCGGGGGAGGAGCAGACCGCTACTCCCGCCGCCGGCGAGGCTCCTGCTCCCACCGCTCCTGCTGCCGCCGCCGCTCCGGCGTCGGGGGAGACGCAGGCCGTCGAGCCGCTGCCGCGCGACTGATCGTGGCGCAGGATCCCGACGCCCCCGCGGGTGCCGACCGCCCGTTGCGGCGCACCCGCGGCGGTCGGCGGGCGACGCTCCCCGCAAAGCCGGGCACCGATCCGTCCCCGCACGACGCTCCGATCGCCGACCCCTCCGCGCCGCCCGCGCGCCCCGACACCGGCCCGAACGACGCGCGCCTGCGCCAGGACGTCCCCCCGCACTACTGACGTCAGCCGGACCGGTCGGTGATCCGCGAGTCGAGACACGTCCCGTCGGCGACTTCGGACCTCCCCCCGGCGCGCCCCCCCTCGACGAGCGAATGGACGCGTGGAGACAGGACCGATCGGTCCCCGCCAGAGTCGCTCATGGTCCCGATCGGCGACCTCCCGAAGGTGCAGGTGCCGTCCGAGCCGCGTGCCAGCGTTTCGGACGCACCGTTCGCACAACGCTCTGCGAGCCGTTCCCCATCGGGAAGAAGACAGAGCGACTCAGTCGACGTGCTTGCCGGAGTTCGCGGTGGTGGCGGTGCCGTTGTTGGCGAGCAGGTCGCGGATGTCGGCGAGGAGCTCGAGCTCGGTGGGGGCCTTGTCCTCCGCGGCGGGGGCGTCGGCGGCCTTCTTGGCGAACGCGGCGTTCTTGAGGTGGTTGATCGGCAGGACGAACGCGAAGTAGAGGACGAAGGCGACGATCACGAACTGGATCAGGGCCGAGACGACCGAGCCGTAGGCGATGACGGTCGGGTCCTCGCCGTTCTCTCCCGGTCGGATGGTCCAGACCAGGGTCTCGAGGGAGGAGGCGTCGAAGATCACGCCGATGAGCGGGTTGAAGATCCCCGTCACGATCGCGTTGACGATGGTCGTGAAGGCGGCGCCGATGACCACGGCGACAGCCAGGTCGATGACGTTGCCGCGGAGGATGAACTCCTTGAAGCCGTTGATCATGATCGTTCCGTTCTGCCGTGGGCGGTGGGTGGCGGGTCAGCTCCCGGAGGAGGAGCCCGAGGAGGAGGACCCGGAGGAGCCCGAGGACGAGGAGGAGGAGGACGATCCGGAGCCCGAGGACCCCGAGCCGGACGAGGAGCCGCCCGAGCCCGATGAACCCGAGGATCCGGAGGAGGAGCCGCCCGATCCCGAGGAGCCCGACGACGAGTCGGATGAGCCGGAGCCGGATGCGCCCGAGCCGGACGAGCCGGAACCCGAGGAGGAGGAGCCGCCCTCGCTCGACTTCCCGCCGGAGCGGGAGTCGGTGCGGTAGAAGCCCGAGCCGTTGAAGGTCACGCCGACCGCGCTGAACACCTTGCGCAGCGCCCCCTGGCAGCTCGGGCACTCGGTGAGCGTGTCGTCGGTGAACTTCTGCTGGATGTCGAAGGCGTTGCCGCACTGCGTGCAGCGGTAGGAGTAGGTGGGCACAGGGGGCTCCTCGGAGGCGGGTGGGGGAGAAGGAGGACGGGGTCAGTGGCGCAGGTCGACGATGCCGGAGGGAGTGACGACTCCGTCGACGGCCTGGTCGTGGACCTCGCTGGGTACCCGGTCGACGAGCTCGCTGTCGAAGACGACGGCGTAGACCGGCGGGCACTTCTCCATCGAGCCGAGGGTCTTGTCGAAGTAGCCGCGCCCCCAGCCCATCCGCATCCCCTGCCGGTCGACGGTGGCGGCCGGGACGACGATGAGGTCGACGTCGTTGATCGCGATGGGCCCGAGCAGCTGCCCGACGGGCTCGGGCATGCCGAACAGGCCCTGGGTCTCGGTGTGGCCGTCGCCGACCGCCCAGTCGAGCAGGCCGTCCTGGCGCGAGACGGGGAAGAGGACGCGGATGCCGTGGCTCTCGGCCCAGCCCAGGAACGGCCGGGTGCTCGGCTCGTCCGGAGCGGAGAGGTAGCACGCGAGGGAGCGGGCCCCCACGCGGGTGGCGAGCTCGATCAGGTGGGCGGTGATCTGCTCCGCGGCCTGGTCGCGAGCGGTCGAGGTCTGCGTGCGGCGGCGCTCGCGCAGCTCGGCGCGCAGCGCCCGCTTCTCGTGCGTGATGTCGGCTGGCATGCGCTCAGTCTAGAACCGGGCCCCGCGCCGGCCTCCGCGCGGACGACCCTGAGGGACGCTCGTCCCGGACCGCCCCGGAACGGGGTCCGGCGCCTTCCGTCGCCGGTCCTGGCGCGAAACTCCCGCGACTTCCCCCGCCGCTAGGATGGCGCCCCATGGGCACTCGAATCCGCAAAGCAGTCATCCCCGCCGCAGGTCTCGGCACCCGCTTCCTGCCGGCGACGAAGGCCATCCCCAAGGAGATGCTGCCGGTCGTCGACAAGCCGGCGATCCAGTACGTGGTCGAGGAGGCGGCGGACGCCGGCCTCCAGGACGTGCTCGTGATCATCGGGCGCAACAAGAACGCGCTCGCCAACCACTTCGACTCGGTGCCCGAGCTCGAGCAGAACCTGTCCCAGAAGAAGGACGACAAGAAGCTCGAGCACGTCAAGTACGCCAGCGACCTCGCCGACGTGCACTTCGTCCGTCAGGGCGAGCCGAAGGGCCTCGGCCACGCGGTCTCCCGTGCGCAGCGCCACGTCGGCGACGAGCCCTTCGCCGTGCTCCTCGGCGACGACCTGATCGACGCCCGCGACCCGCTGCTCTCGCGCATGATCGACGTCGCCGAGCAGCGCGACACCACGGTGGTCGCCCTGCTCGAGGTCGACCCCGACCAGATCCACCTCTACGGCTGCGCGGCGGTCGAGGCGACCGACGAGGACGACGTGGTGCGGATCACCGGCCTGGTCGAGAAGCCCTCCAAGGAGGACGCCCCCTCGAACCTCGCGATCATCGGCCGCTACGTGCTGAAGCCCGACGTGTTCGGCGTGCTCGAGCACACCGCTCCGGGCAAGGGCGGCGAGATCCAGCTGACCGACGCGCTGGAGCGCATGGCGCAGGACCCGGCCGAGTTCGGCGGCGTCTACGGCGTCGTGTTCCGCGGCCGCCGCTACGACACCGGCGACAAGCTCGACTACATCAAGGCGATCGTGCAGCTCGCCTCCGACCGCGACGACCTCGGCAAGGACCTCAAGCCCTGGCTGAAGGACTTCGTCGCCGGCCTCTGAGCCCCGGCGAGCGCGCCTCCGGAACGGACGGGACCCCCTGCTGCGGCACGGGATCCCGTCCGTTCCTCCGTTCCCCGAGAGCACGGAACGCCGCGGAGTCCAGTCCCCCTCCCGCAGTGCGGCGGAGCAGTAGGGTCGCATCATGCCGCTCCCGATCCCGACGCTCACCGAGGGTCGTGTCACCGTCCGCCCCATCCGCGTGCGCGACGCCCGCCCTCTCGAGCGGGAGCTGATCGCGAACCGGTCGTGGCTGCGCCAGTGGGAGGCGTCCGACCCCCGGGGAGGCGCCGCGTTCGACGTGCGCGCCAGCATCCGCTCGCTGCAGCAGAACGCGCGGGCCGGCGGGGGAGTGCCGTTCCTCATCGACTGGGACGGCGAGCTCGCCGGGCAGCTCAACATCTCGAACATCGGGTACGGCTCGCTCTCCTCCGGGTCGATCGGCTACTGGGTGTCCGAGCGCTATGCCGGGCGGGGGATCACTCCGATCGCCGTGGCCCTCGCGGCCGACCACGCCTTCCTCGACCTGGGCCTGCACCGGATCGAGATCTGCATCCGCCCGGAGAACCGGCCGAGCCTGCGCGTGGTCGAGAAGCTCGGTTTCCGCTACGAGGGCCTGCGGCGGCGCTTCATCCACATCAACGGCGACTGGCGCGACCACTTCTGCTTCGCCCTCGTGGCGGAGGAGGTGCCCCGCGGCGTGCTCCGCCGCTACCTCGACGGGCAGGTCCCGTCGGAGGTCGGCGTGCCGACCGACGCGGACCTCCGCGCCTCGCGCCGCTCGGGTCTCTCCGGACCCTCCGACGGCGCCGGTGTCCCTCCGACGGGGCCCCGACTGATCCGCGATCCGCACGGACACACCTACCCGTAATGACGGACGGGAGTGCCCGGTGCTCCTAGCGTTGTCCGCATGAGTAGCGACTGGCTGGGCGGGGGCGTCGTCTGGGCGCTCGCCGCCGTTCTGTGGGTCGCCTACCTGATCCCCACGTGGATGCGCAGGCGGTCGTACAACGCGACCGAGCGCAACGCGGTGAGGCTGCAGCAGACGCTGCGGATCCTCGCCGAGACCGCGGAAGTGCCCGAGCACGTGCGTGCGGAGGCGACGGCCCGCGAGGTGGCGCTGCAGCAGCGCCGGCTCCGGGTGACCGAGACACGACGACGAGCCGAAGAGAAGGCACAGGCGATGGAGCTGGCACAGGCGGAGAAGGCGGCGCGCGACGCGCTGCGACGGGCGACCGCGAGCGCACGGCGGAGCACGCGGTCAGGGCCCTCGGTCCTGCGCTGGCGCCAGGGCGCCGCGCTGGCCGTGCTGGTCGGCGCGGTCGCCGCGCTGGTCGGGCTCGTGATGCTGCCGTTCGGCGGCACGGGCGCGGTGCCGCTCGTCGGCCTGCTCCTCGCCGTCGCGGGGCTCGGCACGCTGATCCTGCTGGCGCCGGGTCGCCGCCGCGCCGCCGCTCCGGCCGCGACAGCGACGACGGCCGCCGCGACCGAGCGCCGGCGCGCCGAGGTCTTCGAGGCCGAGCTCGCCGAGGAGGCCGCGGACGACGCCTCCGAGGAGCTCGCCGAGGACCGTGCGAGCTGGACGCCGCAGCCGCTCCCCAAGCCGCTCTACCTGTCCCGGGGCACGGTCGCCGCCTCCGCGATGGCGTCGATCGACGCCGTGGAGCGCCTGCGCACCGCTGCGGCGGAGGCGGAGCTCGCCCAGCGCGCCGCCGCGACCGCTCCCGAAGTGGCGCCGCTGCGCGTCCCGCGTGCCGCCGCTCCCGCTCCCGAGGCCCCGCGTCCCTCCTCCCGCTTCGCCGCCATGGGCGTCGTGGACGGCGTCGACGCGATCGACCTCGACCAGGCGCTGCAGCGCCGCCGCGGGGCCTGACCCGAGTGCGAGGCGCCTGCTCGTCCGTGCTAGTGTGGACGAGTTGTTCGGGCCGGTGACGGCTCGGAAGGCACGGGTCCGTGGCGCAGTTGGTAGCGCGCTTCGTTCGCAATGAAGAGGTCAGGGGTTCGAATCCCCTCGGATCCACCACAACGGAAGGCCCGCTCGAGAGAGCGGGCCTTCTGCGTTCTCCCGGCGGCCCGCTCAGCGAGAACGTGCTGGTCGCGCTCGCCGTCTGCCCTGCCGTTCCCGCCCTGCGGCCGAAGGCCGGTCCTCCGCGGTGAGCAGCCGTCGTGCTCGCGGCCGCCCGTCTCTCACCTTCCGGATCCCTCCCGCCGATCGCCGACAGACGTCCTCCGTGTCCCCCATCCGGGCCGCGCCGGACGGGAGCCGCCCTCCTCCGGTCCGTCGGGGGATCCGCAGCGACGTACGCTCGCCCCTCGTGCTCTCGCAGCACGCGAGGCACTCGAGCGACGGACGACATGGGGACGGGACGACATGGGGACCACAGCACACAGGGGACGGCGGAGAGCGGCAGGGGTCGGCGCGGGGGCGATCGCGCTCCTGGCGGGGCTCCTGGCGGCACCGCCGGCGCAGGCGTCCGGGACGCAGACGCTGCTCGCGCTCGGCGACTCGATCACGCGCGCGGCGACGACCTGCGGGGTGAACCGCGACTGCGTCGAGAACTCCTGGGCGACGGGATCGGCGCCCGCGGTCGACTCGATCGCGAGCCGGATGGCGGCGGCGGATCCGCGGACGGCGGTCCGCGCGGTGAACTACGCGAAGTCGGGCGCGGTCATCAGCGGAGTCGAGTCGCGGATCGACGCCGCGGTCGCGGCCGGGGAGGAGCCGGACGTGGTCACGCTGCTGATCGGCGGCAACGACCTCTGCTCGCTGAGCCTCTCGCCCGACTCCCGCGACGGCTACGCGATGACGCCCGCGGCCTCCTTCGCCGCGTCGGCGACCCGGATCCTGCGCTCGATCGGCGAGGAGTGGCCGGAGGCGACGGTGCTCGTCGGCTCGGTCCCGGACATCGAGTCGGAGTGGGAGGCCGTGAAGCCGACGCCGGGCGCCGCGATCTGGGCCTGGGGCGGGGTCTGCCGGACCCAGCGCGGAGTCGACGCCACGACCGGAGCCCCGCTGACCGGCTCGGCCTACACCGCCTCGCTCGCGGCGGCGGAGGACCGGGAGGCCGACTTCAACGA
This window harbors:
- a CDS encoding zf-HC2 domain-containing protein, which produces MSRDPSSDDRRDDPFRDWDAAYLLGSLTAADRREYELHLRACPGCRESLAEFVPLPGLLAHLPQDEAMRLVEEPEAAGDPAPAALLTRLAAATDSVRRRSRLRIAGLVLAAAGVAAAAAVALPLAIGPSLAPVETVGSTVSLAAAPGVPVEASVRFVPQQWGTRIDMDCSWADTAEQYAGSAGYVLYVTDTSGGTEAVGSWTSAPGTTMEPSLATGLPLSEIASVEVRLQGSDTVVLTGRP
- a CDS encoding DedA family protein → MTIATLALAPASVATASSSDSIDELSGLVGVAARVIAALGEAGVGLLTLIETVFPPIPSELVLPLAGFLAQQGRMNLVLVVITATLGAYLGGLILYALGHRIGTERSIRLLSKLPLVDREDFEKAVGWFRRHGTWAVLFGRLIPGVRSLISLPAGAERMNLLLFSGLTILGSGVWNGLLIGLGAALGTQYELVDQYAGVLDAIIYSAFGVLLLALVVRRVRRHRAAARTGSRH
- a CDS encoding DUF308 domain-containing protein, with amino-acid sequence MSETAAPTMSRTSVERWWIIAVSLIAIVLGVIAVLIPGPTLLTVAIVFGIHLIAAGVFRLLLAFTASRLDARVRWLAGLLGALILVAGILCLSNPFESLSVLGLVIGAGWILDGVSSITSGRTVAGPAWLPIAAGIASVIAGVLTIIMPVLALASFVTVAAILLIVVGVSGLLLLPGRTKRPESAEA
- a CDS encoding VOC family protein; this translates as MADPDLVPELLVADLDRSLGFWCGPCGFRIHYARPEEGFAYLVLGSAHVMLEEAGRGRNWIAAPLERPLGRGMNLQLHVDDADRTAAALAEAGTPLFSPLETRWYRVGAEEAGVRQLVVADPDGYLLRFQSSLGRRPARADVPVAP
- a CDS encoding AAA family ATPase, producing the protein MTSGEAGYQGGNVADPVWQSWRDELAKVGGPSPLLHFVDSPRTRIELSTTHPGGLPPFISGKTTLLSSLIRDELALRTAKNAAGAITDKGIELRSVRGIEGVHLAIGLAQWRAGDTEFTAPVLLRPLAIRRYGRDFELKLKGQPYFNPQLARALKQQFGITIDPEQFVELAVQNGVFKPQPVIDQLRGLTSHLPWFAVHPRLVVSSFADVAGDMLRDARMLEHPVLDAVAGNPAAKRALQQSQKVASIIPQDERPPATDNLLLDADAEQEQVIANIAAGNSLVVKTLPGTGGTQTIVNAIGALAAQHKRVLVVSARRSSLDSIHQRLLSAGLGGIAVGPRTLRRDLIQSIGRNEKAARPSVSEIDDALLRLRKVLLDYRGALSRRDESFGVSALQALEELARLSQLRTPPSTAARLDRRSVTALAHSRPEATRMLIESARLGEFRYGPGDSPWYGAQFDSTADAEIAHELAKRLHLRDLPRLLDRAQDVIGQTRMRPFESVAELGIYLRLLQDVRETLDKFQPAVFDRSIQDLIVATSPRREAAEMSSTNRRRLKKLAREYLRPGAHVTDLNAALRRVQQQRTLWQRYAVAGTIPEVPVGVADVQVAYQQVTDQLSRLDEPLGRRGTNLQLASLPLAELASMVSGLAEDSEVLANLQERTTLLATLRDWGLDPLLTDLSRRHVPAELVAGELDLAWWRSALEIMLTDERALLGGNTSVLDRLEADFKLVDEAHAASSAELLAWKLSETWKIGLVDWPQERDALRALLRTEAATTPQELQKAAPHLSRVLAPAWLASPYEVHRIGTETTFDAVFLVDAGATTLAENVGAIRRAKQVVAFGDPVTQTPTPFGLRVDETPEFGSTASRTDVEALHAQSALARLGELLNTVTLTRSYRAGGEDLAELVNRRFYGGRIDSLPWAGSFLGHDSLRFHYIASGHGMPENDSGAVESVDAEVAKVVELVLEHAVIRPRESLMVITASPRHAVRVQQAVLTAFAKRTDLSDFILGDRPEPFAVVTLEQSVAQSRDRVIFSIGYGRTPHGRLLSNFGALAEPGGERLLAVGMTRARRSMDIVSCFRPGDIDESRMRYGMVALAQVLQEAEDRVQPSDRDDYSEPMLVDLAARLERRGLRVNIGHKGKLALVAAHGTRAVVVETDRDVSTQSLRVSLRLRPELLRRLGWHYLRVHNFELFADPEAVAARVAGLIGATAGEEQTATPAAGEAPAPTAPAAAAAPASGETQAVEPLPRD
- the mscL gene encoding large conductance mechanosensitive channel protein MscL, translating into MINGFKEFILRGNVIDLAVAVVIGAAFTTIVNAIVTGIFNPLIGVIFDASSLETLVWTIRPGENGEDPTVIAYGSVVSALIQFVIVAFVLYFAFVLPINHLKNAAFAKKAADAPAAEDKAPTELELLADIRDLLANNGTATTANSGKHVD